Genomic segment of Bifidobacterium lemurum:
ATCACCGAGCTGCTCAAGCACACCAAGCCGGGCGCCATGAAGTTCTTCGACATCAACCTGCGCGGCGACCACTATTCCAAGGAGCTCATCGAGGAACTGCTCAACGCCGCCACCGTGCTCAAGATCAACGACGAGGAGCTGCTGCTGCTGCGCGACATGTTCGACATCCGCGGCACCTCCGGCGAGGACGCCGCGCGCTGGTTCATCGAGGAGTTCGACCTCGACTACGTGATCCTGACCGCAGGCAGCGCCTACAGCACCATCCTGTCCAAGAAGGGCGAGTCCTCCACCGTGGACACCCCGCACGTCACGGTCACCGACACGGTCGGCGCCGGCGATTCCTTCTCCGGAACCTTCACCGCGCACATCCTCGCGGGCGAAACCCTCGCCGAGGCCCACCGCCGCGCGGTCAACACCGCCGCCTACGTGTGCACCCAGGCCGGCGCCTGGCCGGAATATCCCGACACCATGCCCGACTACCTCGCCGAGATCGGCAAGTAAGCCGGGCCCGTCCCTCCCCACCGTCCATCGTCAGGCGAATGCCGGCCGTGACCGCCACCCATACGGCGGTTCGCGCGCCGGCATTCGCTT
This window contains:
- a CDS encoding carbohydrate kinase family protein; the encoded protein is MSTPIVLSLGELLWDMLPTGKRAGGAPVNFAYHAMKNGADGYSISAVGEDELGDELLEEAKKAGIHTIIQRNAWPTSTVEVSLKNGIPEYTIIKGVAWDHILYTRELIDVVAKADAVCFGTLALRSPESHDTITELLKHTKPGAMKFFDINLRGDHYSKELIEELLNAATVLKINDEELLLLRDMFDIRGTSGEDAARWFIEEFDLDYVILTAGSAYSTILSKKGESSTVDTPHVTVTDTVGAGDSFSGTFTAHILAGETLAEAHRRAVNTAAYVCTQAGAWPEYPDTMPDYLAEIGK